In a genomic window of Tripterygium wilfordii isolate XIE 37 chromosome 8, ASM1340144v1, whole genome shotgun sequence:
- the LOC120004613 gene encoding pectinesterase 3-like, which produces MDSIKSFKGYGKVDEHQHQEFRRKTRKRLIIIIVAAIVLVTVIVGVVVGTVVHKRKGDSSSDNAAPTSELTPAASLDAVCSVTQYPASCFSSMSTLETANTSDPKVLFKISLQVAIKELSKLVDFPAKLIEKSNDTRVREALKVCENVLNDALDSLNNSVSSSKIDDMRTWLSTSMTDQETCLDALDELNSTILEEVRTAMENSTEFVSNSLAIVTKILSLLADFSSPIHRRLLATESGFPSWLSAGDRRLLQNTNSTTVQQVTVAKDGTGDFKTIAEAVDIVPTNSKTRFVVYVKEGVYEENVVLDKNKWNVLMYGDGKDKTIVSGSKNFIDGTPTFHTATFAVAGKGFMAKDMKFINTAGAAKHQAVAFRSGSDMSVYYNCAFDAYQDTLYAHSNRQFYRDCDITGTIDFIFGNAAVVFQNCNIQPRQPLPNQFNTITAQGKKDPNQNTGISIQKCTFSALDKNLTAPTYLGRPWKEYSTTVIMQSTIEAFLNPLGWTEWISNVDPPRTIFYAEYQNSGPGSSVDQRVKWVGYKSSLTEDEAGKFTVGSFIQGQEWLPITSVRFDNSL; this is translated from the exons ATGGACTCAATCAAGTCCTTCAAGGGCTACGGTAAGGTGGATGAGCACCAGCATCAAGAGTTCCGTCGGAAGACACGTAAGcgtctcatcatcatcattgtcgCCGCGATCGTTCTAGTAACGGTAATCGTCGGTGTAGTTGTAGGAACTGTCGTTCACAAACGAAAGGGCGATTCATCTTCCGACAATGCCGCTCCCACTTCCGAGCTGACTCCGGCCGCTTCACTCGACGCCGTCTGCAGTGTGACTCAGTACCCTGCGTCTTGCTTCTCCAGCATGTCTACTCTTGAAACCGCCAACACCTCCGATCCCAAAGTTCTATTCAAGATCTCTCTGCAAGTCGCGATTAAAGAGCTCTCGAAGCTCGTGGACTTTCCAGCGAAGTTAATTGAAAAAAGCAATGATACACGAGTCAGGGAGGCTTTGAAGGTTTGCGAGAATGTTCTGAATGATGCACTGGATAGCCTAAACAACTCCGTATCGTCATCGAAAATTGATGACATGAGGACTTGGTTAAGTACTTCCATGACTGACCAAGAAACATGTTTAGATGCCCTAGACGAGTTAAATTCGACTATTCTTGAAGAAGTGAGAACCGCGATGGAAAATTCCACCGAGTTTGTAAGCAATAGTTTGGCCATTGTTACCAAGATTTTGAGTTTATTGGCCGATTTCAGTAGCCCGATTCACCGGAGGCTGCTTGCGACTGAGTCAGGATTTCCGAGTTGGTTGAGTGCAGGTGACCGGCGGCTGCTCCAGAATACAAATTCAACGACGGTGCAGCAGGTCACGGTGGCGAAGGATGGGACTGGGGATTTCAAGACGATAGCCGAGGCGGTGGACATTGTGCCGACGAATAGTAAGACTAGATTCGTGGTTTATGTGAAGGAAGGTGTGTACGAGGAGAATGTGGTTTTGGATAAGAACAAGTGGAATGTCTTGATGTACGGCGACGGGAAGGACAAGACCATCGTTTCCGGCAGTAAGAACTTCATCGACGGGACTCCCACCTTCCACACCGCCACATTTG CTGTTGCGGGAAAGGGTTTTATGGCAAAGGACATGAAGTTCATTAACACGGCAGGAGCAGCAAAGCACCAAGCAGTGGCCTTCCGTTCTGGTTCAGACATGTCTGTATATTATAATTGCGCATTTGATGCCTACCAGGACACCCTATACGCTCATTCCAATCGACAATTCTACCGAGACTGTGACATCACTGGCACCATTGACTTCATCTTTGGCAATGCTGCTGTTGTTTTCCAGAACTGCAACATCCAGCCCAGGCAACCACTGCCTAACCAATTCAACACCATTACAGCTCAGGGAAAGAAGGACCCTAATCAAAACACTGGCATTTCAATCCAGAAGTGTACATTTTCTGCCTTGGACAAAAACCTTACAGCTCCAACATACCTTGGCCGGCCTTGGAAAGAGTACTCCACAACAGTGATAATGCAGTCCACCATTGAAGCATTCCTGAATCCATTGGGCTGGACAGAATGGATCAGCAATGTTGACCCTCCCAGAACCATATTCTACGCTGAGTACCAGAACTCAGGGCCTGGATCAAGTGTTGATCAACGGGTCAAGTGGGTTGGTTACAAGTCCTCTCTCACAGAAGATGAGGCTGGAAAGTTCACTGTGGGATCATTTATTCAGGGCCAGGAATGGTTGCCAATCACTAGTGTTCGATTTGACAACTCTTTGTGA